In Candidatus Defluviilinea proxima, a single genomic region encodes these proteins:
- a CDS encoding tetratricopeptide repeat protein, whose product MAKVSLRAYNREIEAMIDRGHLDEAVAHCQHILKTFPKHIETYRLLGKSYLEAKRYNEAVDIFSRVLAAEPNDFVSQVGMSIIRDEQNKLDDAIWHMERAFEVQSANPAIQGELQRLYGRRDGIQPPRIRMTRGALAHMYMRGELYPQAISESKNVLEEDQGRSDMQVLLARAYYKSGQKNDASDAASAVLKRYPYCLDANRVLTEVLSSDRPENAQVYRQRVIELDPYAAQVNGTVFQANEVSDAAVSLEHLEWNGQTVGMPSDWGTTGAISLESGSYDRNAQPDWLKNSLPEVTSTPPSVPMFAPAQDSFSSSPASSPAQPADDIPDFLRAAG is encoded by the coding sequence CGCATTGTCAACATATCCTGAAGACTTTCCCCAAGCACATTGAAACCTATCGCCTTTTAGGCAAGTCGTATTTGGAAGCCAAACGATACAACGAAGCGGTGGATATTTTTTCGCGTGTGCTGGCCGCTGAACCGAATGATTTTGTTTCACAGGTGGGAATGAGCATCATCCGTGATGAGCAGAATAAACTCGATGATGCCATTTGGCACATGGAACGTGCTTTCGAAGTTCAATCGGCGAACCCCGCCATTCAAGGTGAGTTGCAAAGATTATATGGTCGTCGCGATGGTATTCAACCTCCACGCATTCGCATGACGCGCGGTGCGTTGGCGCACATGTACATGCGGGGTGAGTTGTATCCGCAGGCGATCTCTGAATCGAAAAATGTATTGGAAGAAGATCAAGGCCGAAGCGATATGCAGGTCTTGCTTGCACGGGCTTATTACAAGAGCGGACAAAAGAATGACGCCTCCGATGCCGCCTCTGCGGTCTTGAAGCGTTACCCTTATTGTCTTGATGCCAACCGTGTGTTGACCGAAGTCCTTAGCAGTGATCGTCCTGAAAATGCGCAGGTATATCGTCAACGCGTGATTGAGCTTGATCCATATGCGGCGCAAGTCAATGGAACGGTTTTTCAAGCGAACGAAGTTAGCGATGCGGCCGTATCGCTGGAACATTTGGAATGGAATGGTCAGACGGTAGGCATGCCTTCCGATTGGGGCACAACTGGAGCGATCAGTTTGGAGAGTGGGTCTTATGATCGCAATGCCCAGCCAGACTGGTTGAAGAATTCTCTTCCTGAGGTGACATCAACGCCTCCCTCTGTTCCGATGTTTGCTCCTGCTCAAGATTCCTTTTCCTCATCCCCGGCTTCTTCACCTGCCCAACCTGCGGACGATATCCCCGACTTTTTGCGCGCGGCTGGCTAA